From a region of the Mercurialis annua linkage group LG1-X, ddMerAnnu1.2, whole genome shotgun sequence genome:
- the LOC126679097 gene encoding peroxidase 64-like has product MADLLFLVVALVILPISSPVLALSFNHYGQTCPQLEHAVTGAVKKAMENDKTVPAALLRMHFHDCFIRGCDGSVLLESKGRNTAEKDGPPNISLHGFYVIENAKKAAEAECPGVVSCADILALAARDAVALSGGPTWDVPKGRKDGRISMASDTRQLPGPTFNISQLQLSFSQRGLSLKDLVALSGGHTLGFSHCSSFQNRIHNFNSKVDIDPTMNPTFASSLRKVCPIHNKVKNAGATLDSSATLFDNSYYKLLLQGSSLFSSDQALLNTHKTKSLVSKFASSREKFEKAFVKSMIKMSSIGGGGGQEIRLDCRVVN; this is encoded by the exons TGTTATACTTCCGATATCTTCTCCGGTTCTTGCACTGAGCTTTAACCACTATGGCCAAACCTGCCCTCAGCTCGAGCACGCAGTCACCGGCGCCGTCAAAAAAGCGATGGAGAATGATAAAACAGTTCCGGCTGCACTACTTAGAATGCACTTTCATGATTGTTTCATCAGA GGTTGCGATGGTTCCGTGTTACTGGAGTCAAAGGGACGGAACACAGCAGAAAAAGACGGGCCGCCGAACATATCATTGCATGGATTTTATGTTATTGAGAATGCGAAGAAAGCTGCGGAAGCTGAGTGTCCTGGGGTGGTCTCTTGCGCTGATATTTTGGCTCTCGCTGCGAGAGACGCAGTGGCACTG TCTGGAGGGCCCACTTGGGATGTGCCTAAAGGAAGAAAAGATGGAAGAATTTCAATGGCAAGTGACACCAGGCAATTGCCAGGTCCCACCTTTAATATTTCTCAATTACAGCTAAGCTTCTCTCAGAGAGGACTTTCACTCAAGGATCTTGTGGCTCTCTCAG GGGGTCATACTCTTGGATTCTCCCACTGTTCATCGTTCCAGAACAGAATTCACAACTTCAATTCAAAAGTTGACATAGACCCGACAATGAACCCAACATTTGCAAGCAGTTTAAGGAAAGTATGTCCTATACACAACAAGGTTAAGAATGCAGGTGCTACATTAGATTCTTCCGCAACCCTATTCGACAATTCTTACTATAAACTTCTTCTCCAAGGCAGCAgccttttctcttcggatcaagCTTTGCTCAATACACACAAAACAAAGAGTTTGGTTTCCAAATTTGCTAGCTCTCGAGAAAAGTTCGAAAAGGCCTTTGTTAAGTCGATGATTAAGATGAGTAGCATTGGCGGTGGCGGTGGACAAGAGATTAGGTTAGATTGCAGggttgttaattaa